The nucleotide window GGCGGATAATGGAACCAAACTCCCATTTCCTTACCGTCCGAAGTTTTCACCATTTTAAGTTCAGATTTCCCCTGAGCCAACTTAGCGTATGTTTCTTTGTTAGCTTCAGTAACCTGCTTCATTTCTCCATTTTTAATATTTACAGAGAATAATTCTGTGGCATGGTTGATATCTGTTCTTCCTACTAAAAGTGAAGTTTTGTTGTCTGTAAAGATTTCGTTAACGTCAAAATCTCCTTTGGTGATCTGCTGTACTTTTGCTGTTTTTGAATCCAGTGAGAAAAGCTGTTTTGTTCCTCTGAACGCTGCCGTAAAGTAGATCGTTTTTGAATCTGCTCCCCAAAGTACATCTCCTGAAACACTTTCATCCCAGCCTGAAGTAAGATTTGTGATCTTCCCTGACTTCCAGTCCAGGATTTTCACATCATTTTTATCTGCTTCATATCCGTCTCTGGCCATACTCTGCCAGATCAGAGATTTTCCGTCCGGACTGAATTTTGGATTTACATCATATCCCTTGTTGGATTCAGTAAGATTTTTGGTGGTACCTGATGCCAAATCGTAGGCAAAGATATCGGTATTGGTACTGGTAGCATACTCCTTACCGCTTTTAGGTTTTGTAACATATAAAAGTTGTGCAGAATCCGGGCTCCAGATAAAGTCTTCAGCACCACCGAAAGGTCTTTGCGGGGAATCCCATGTTTTCCCTTCCAGAAGATCTTTAGCTCCTTCTACTTTATCAGAAGCGTTCACTACAAATACATGGTTGTATTTTCCTTCATTGAAGTAATCCCAGTGCCTGTGGTTCAGGTCTGTGTAAACCTGTGCTGTGGTTTTAGGAGTATCACTGAATTTGTCTTTCCCCATTACTTTTTCCACCAACACCTGCTTGCTGAAAGCTATTTTCTTTCCGTCCGGAGAAATGACAATATTATCTGCTTCCCCAATGGTATAGAATTCTGCCCATGTTTTTCCGGCATCTTTAGAAAGGTAGATTTTATCCCCTTCCTGAGCATAGATCCCGTTTTTATCCCACTGAATAAGTGCTTTTTTACCGAAATCAATTTTGGAAGACTGATGATTAAGAACATTCAGAAAATAATTCTCGTTTTTCGTTTTTTCTGTTTTCAGATCTACCTGTCCTACTTTATAAATAAGGGAACCCTGATCCGGTGAAACTGCCTGTACTCCAACTTTTTTCAAAGTCCAAAGAATTTCAGGCGTCATTACTTGTTGTGCGTTCATTAAAAGCGGAGCTGCCAAAGCCAGCAGACTGTACTTAAGTTTCATATGTTGATATTCATTTTTTAACGGATGTACAAAATCAGTTGATTTTTTAGCATCCTTTTATTAAATTCAAAGATTGCCAAAGTTAATATTTAAAATAAAAACGGACGAAAGAATTAACATTAAAATTTAAACCAGGTGATTTATTAACAGGTAAACTTTATTAATTTATAAAAAACAAATTAATAACCCTCTTCTATGAAAAAGTTTATCCTTATTTCTTCATTTCTTGTGTCCTCATTCTTCTTTTCCCAGCTGACGACAGATTCGAGCGGAATCCTGTTTTATCTAAGTTTATCAAAAATAAAAAAATCCGCTCGTTGAGCGGATTTTTATTTAGGTATGCAATGTTTTTAATTAATCTCCATCTGAGAACATTGAGTTCGCCAAAGAGGTTACAATTGACAATAATATACTGAAGATAAATGCCCACCAGAAGCCATCTACGACCATACTGTCGATGAAATAGTCTGCAATCAGAACAATTGCGGCATTAATTACCAGAGCAAAGAATCCTAAAGTAAGAATCGTTAGCGGAAGACCGAATAGACTTAAAATTGGCTTCACAAATATGTTAAGAACCCCAAGCACAATAGCAAAGATAATGGCTGAAGAGAATCCTTCAAAATGTACCCCTGGTAAAATTTTGGTTAAAAGGTAAGCGACAATCGCTGTAATAAATAGTCGGATAATTAAGTTCATTGTGATATTTTTTAATGTTTATGGGGTTTGTGGAGCAAAAGCCATTCCATTC belongs to Chryseobacterium gleum and includes:
- a CDS encoding S9 family peptidase, whose protein sequence is MKLKYSLLALAAPLLMNAQQVMTPEILWTLKKVGVQAVSPDQGSLIYKVGQVDLKTEKTKNENYFLNVLNHQSSKIDFGKKALIQWDKNGIYAQEGDKIYLSKDAGKTWAEFYTIGEADNIVISPDGKKIAFSKQVLVEKVMGKDKFSDTPKTTAQVYTDLNHRHWDYFNEGKYNHVFVVNASDKVEGAKDLLEGKTWDSPQRPFGGAEDFIWSPDSAQLLYVTKPKSGKEYATSTNTDIFAYDLASGTTKNLTESNKGYDVNPKFSPDGKSLIWQSMARDGYEADKNDVKILDWKSGKITNLTSGWDESVSGDVLWGADSKTIYFTAAFRGTKQLFSLDSKTAKVQQITKGDFDVNEIFTDNKTSLLVGRTDINHATELFSVNIKNGEMKQVTEANKETYAKLAQGKSELKMVKTSDGKEMGVWFHYPPNFDPNKKYPTLVYCQGGPQSALTQFFSVRWNFALMTANDYIVVAPNRRGMPGWGTKWNEEISRDWGGQPMRDYLAATDFAKTLPYVDGDRVAAVGASYGGYSVFMLAGIHENRFKTFIAHDGLFDMKSWYLTTEELWFANWDLGSPWEKPLPKAYTEFNPSNFVDKWNKPIMIVQGGIDFRVPYEQGQEAFQAAKLRGLKSKLVYFPNENHWVLHPQNGLVWQREFFDWLKETL
- a CDS encoding phage holin family protein, which codes for MNLIIRLFITAIVAYLLTKILPGVHFEGFSSAIIFAIVLGVLNIFVKPILSLFGLPLTILTLGFFALVINAAIVLIADYFIDSMVVDGFWWAFIFSILLSIVTSLANSMFSDGD